In one Pseudomonas sp. MM211 genomic region, the following are encoded:
- a CDS encoding efflux RND transporter permease subunit, whose protein sequence is MSNHHQDKASLLERLIFNNRPAVILICLLVSVFLFFQATQVRPSTSFEKMIPLSHPFIQNMMEHRNDLANLGNTVRISVEAKDGDIFSKEYMETLRLINDEVFYIPGVDRSGLKSLWSPSVRWTEVTEEGFAGGEVIPQTYDGSLQSLEELRSNVLKSGQIGRLVANNFKSSIIDVPLLESYPDPEDQGRLVKLDYQKFSHQLEEKIRSKYQAQNPDVQVHIIGFAKKVGDLIDGLVMVALFFGVALLITFVLLYWFTWCIRSTIAVLITTLVAVGWQLGLMHTVGFGLDPYSMLVPFLIFAIGISHGVQKINGIALQSSGADSPLTAARLTFRQLFLPGMIAILADAVGFITLLLIDIGVIRELAIGASIGVAVIVFTNLILLPVAISYIGISKKAVERSKRDAVSEHPFWRLLSNFASSRVAPVSVALALFAGIGGFWYQQQNLQVGDLDQGAPELRPDSRYNLDNDFVIRNYSTSSDVLVVMVKTAPEGCSTYEALAAMDELMWTMDNTPGVQSAISMVSVSRQLIKGMNEGNLKWETLSRNQDVLNNSIARADGLYNADCSVAPVLVFLQDHKAETLKRAVAAVEGFVEEHQSENVEFLLAAGNAGIEAATNEVISTSELLILVLVYLCVGIMCMITFRSFAATVCIVLPLILTSILGNALMAFLGIGVKVATLPVIALGVGIGVDYGIYIYSRLETFLRAGLPLQEAYYQTLRSTGKAVLFTGLCLAIGVATWMFSAIKFQADMGLMLTFMFIVNMFGALWLLPALAHFLIKPEKLAGKKGGSLLAH, encoded by the coding sequence ATGAGTAACCATCACCAAGACAAGGCTAGCCTGCTTGAGCGCCTGATCTTCAACAACCGGCCGGCGGTAATCCTGATCTGCCTGCTGGTCAGCGTGTTTCTGTTCTTCCAGGCCACTCAGGTCAGGCCGTCGACCAGCTTCGAGAAGATGATCCCGCTAAGCCATCCGTTCATTCAGAACATGATGGAGCACCGCAACGACCTGGCCAACCTGGGCAATACCGTGCGTATTTCCGTGGAAGCCAAGGACGGCGACATCTTCAGCAAGGAATACATGGAGACGCTGCGTCTGATCAACGACGAAGTGTTCTACATCCCGGGCGTCGACCGCTCCGGGCTGAAGTCGCTGTGGAGCCCCAGCGTGCGCTGGACCGAAGTCACCGAAGAGGGCTTCGCTGGTGGCGAGGTGATTCCGCAGACCTACGACGGCAGCCTGCAGAGCCTCGAGGAGCTGCGTAGCAACGTGCTCAAGTCCGGGCAGATCGGTCGCCTGGTGGCCAATAACTTCAAGTCCAGCATCATCGATGTGCCGCTGCTCGAGTCCTACCCGGATCCCGAGGATCAGGGTCGGCTGGTTAAGCTCGACTATCAGAAATTCTCTCACCAGCTGGAAGAGAAGATACGCAGCAAGTACCAGGCGCAGAATCCCGACGTGCAGGTGCACATCATCGGCTTCGCCAAGAAGGTCGGTGACCTGATCGATGGCCTGGTCATGGTGGCGCTGTTCTTCGGCGTGGCCCTGTTGATCACCTTCGTGCTGCTGTACTGGTTCACCTGGTGTATCCGCAGCACCATCGCCGTGCTGATCACCACCCTGGTGGCGGTGGGCTGGCAACTGGGACTGATGCACACCGTCGGCTTCGGGCTCGACCCCTACTCGATGCTGGTGCCGTTCCTGATCTTCGCCATCGGTATTTCTCATGGTGTACAGAAGATCAATGGCATCGCCCTGCAATCCAGCGGCGCTGACAGTCCGCTGACCGCTGCGCGACTGACCTTCCGCCAGTTATTCCTGCCGGGGATGATCGCCATCCTCGCCGACGCCGTAGGCTTCATCACTCTGCTGCTGATCGATATCGGCGTGATCCGTGAACTGGCCATCGGCGCGTCCATCGGGGTCGCGGTGATCGTCTTCACCAACCTCATTCTGCTGCCAGTGGCGATTTCCTATATCGGCATCAGCAAGAAGGCCGTTGAGCGCAGCAAGCGCGATGCGGTCAGTGAACACCCGTTCTGGCGCCTGCTGTCGAACTTCGCCAGTTCCAGGGTCGCGCCGGTTTCCGTGGCGCTGGCCTTGTTCGCCGGTATCGGCGGCTTCTGGTACCAGCAGCAGAACCTGCAGGTCGGCGACCTCGATCAGGGCGCGCCCGAGCTGCGTCCGGATTCGCGCTACAACCTCGACAACGATTTCGTGATCCGCAACTACTCGACCAGCTCCGACGTGCTGGTGGTGATGGTCAAAACCGCACCGGAAGGCTGTTCGACCTACGAAGCCCTGGCGGCCATGGACGAACTGATGTGGACGATGGACAACACGCCTGGCGTGCAGTCGGCGATCTCCATGGTCAGCGTGTCGCGGCAACTGATCAAGGGCATGAACGAGGGCAACCTGAAATGGGAAACCCTGTCGCGTAACCAAGACGTGCTCAACAACTCCATCGCCCGCGCTGACGGCCTGTACAACGCCGACTGCTCGGTAGCGCCGGTGCTGGTGTTCCTTCAGGATCACAAGGCCGAGACGCTGAAGCGTGCGGTGGCGGCGGTCGAGGGCTTCGTCGAGGAACATCAGTCCGAAAACGTGGAGTTCCTGCTGGCGGCGGGCAACGCCGGGATCGAAGCGGCTACCAACGAAGTGATCAGCACCTCGGAGCTGTTGATTTTGGTGTTGGTGTACCTGTGCGTGGGCATCATGTGCATGATCACCTTCCGTTCCTTCGCAGCTACCGTGTGCATCGTGCTGCCGCTGATCCTCACCTCTATCCTCGGCAACGCCCTGATGGCGTTCCTGGGCATTGGCGTGAAGGTCGCGACCCTGCCGGTGATCGCGCTCGGTGTGGGTATCGGCGTGGACTACGGCATCTACATCTACAGCCGCCTGGAAACATTCCTGCGCGCGGGCTTGCCGTTGCAGGAGGCCTACTACCAGACCCTGCGCTCCACCGGTAAAGCGGTGCTGTTCACCGGGCTGTGCCTGGCCATCGGCGTGGCGACCTGGATGTTCTCGGCGATCAAGTTCCAGGCTGACATGGGCCTGATGCTGACCTTCATGTTCATCGTCAACATGTTCGGCGCTCTGTGGTTGCTGCCGGCCCTGGCGCACTTCCTGATCAAGCCGGAGAAGCTGGCCGGCAAGAAAGGTGGTTCGCTGCTGGCACATTGA
- a CDS encoding BatD family protein has protein sequence MTRLLCTLLLCLLAFQASAQDFIASVDRSRLNLGESVDLTLESTDSTQFGKPDLAPLNELFEVLGTRQVNRLTTLNGEARATTRWIVTLRPRHSGYVVVPPLRLGNSQSQPISLHVLESATKSADEQMAPVFIDASLDHESVYVQAQSVLTLRIYHSVSLYDDSSLTPLEIADARVESLGEPRTYEQDIGGVRHGVIELRYAIFPQKSGQLTIPGQVFSATLVDRSNKNDYLPFGPRPGKVTRVKSPEIPLTVKAKPADYPADVPWLPARALSLAEAWSPEPGQVKVGDSLTRSLMLKADGLSSAQLPPLPATTVDGLRRYPDQPQLNNESSERGLIGSREEREALVASKAGTLELPAVEVVWWNTHEDRLERTTLPGRSLEVAADPAMSVEQPVEPRPRSTPVEDVLLWPWQLSSVLFALTTLLGFGLWWHARRQPAIQRAAQSGPSPRTLLDDLKRACLANDSQATRQALDAWARQQPETLADMAARFAPLSEALDGLNGALYSESGQHWQGAQLWQAIGELPAAEKAQENGQETTQLPPLYPR, from the coding sequence ATGACCCGCCTGCTCTGCACCCTGCTCCTCTGCCTGTTGGCGTTTCAGGCCAGCGCGCAGGACTTTATCGCCAGCGTCGACCGCAGCCGGCTGAACCTCGGCGAAAGCGTCGACCTGACCCTGGAGTCCACGGACTCCACCCAGTTCGGCAAGCCGGATCTGGCGCCGCTCAACGAGCTGTTCGAAGTGCTCGGCACCCGCCAGGTCAATCGTCTCACCACCCTGAACGGCGAAGCCCGCGCCACCACGCGCTGGATCGTCACCCTGCGGCCGCGCCATAGCGGCTACGTGGTGGTGCCTCCGCTGCGTCTGGGCAACTCGCAAAGTCAGCCGATCAGCCTTCACGTGCTGGAATCGGCCACCAAGAGCGCAGATGAGCAGATGGCACCGGTGTTCATCGATGCCAGCCTGGATCACGAGAGCGTCTATGTGCAGGCGCAGAGCGTGCTGACCCTGCGCATCTACCACTCCGTGTCGCTGTATGACGACAGCAGCCTGACGCCGCTGGAAATCGCCGATGCCCGCGTCGAATCCTTGGGCGAACCACGCACCTATGAACAGGATATTGGCGGCGTCCGCCATGGTGTGATCGAGTTGCGCTATGCGATCTTCCCGCAGAAGAGCGGTCAGCTGACGATTCCCGGCCAGGTGTTCAGCGCCACCCTGGTCGACCGCTCCAACAAGAACGACTACCTGCCATTCGGGCCGCGCCCCGGCAAGGTCACGCGGGTCAAATCCCCGGAAATACCGCTGACGGTCAAGGCAAAGCCTGCCGATTACCCAGCTGACGTGCCATGGCTGCCGGCCCGCGCCCTGAGCTTGGCCGAGGCCTGGAGCCCGGAGCCCGGCCAGGTCAAGGTTGGTGACTCGCTGACCCGCAGCCTGATGCTCAAGGCCGATGGGCTATCCAGCGCTCAGTTGCCGCCGCTGCCAGCGACCACCGTGGATGGCCTGCGCCGCTATCCGGACCAGCCGCAGCTGAACAATGAAAGCAGCGAACGCGGCCTGATCGGCAGCCGAGAGGAGCGTGAGGCCCTGGTGGCCAGCAAGGCTGGTACGCTGGAGCTGCCGGCAGTCGAGGTGGTGTGGTGGAACACCCATGAGGATCGCCTGGAGCGCACGACCCTACCCGGGCGTAGCCTGGAAGTGGCAGCCGATCCGGCCATGAGCGTGGAGCAGCCGGTGGAACCACGCCCGCGCAGCACGCCGGTCGAGGACGTACTGCTGTGGCCATGGCAACTCAGTAGCGTGCTGTTCGCCCTGACCACCCTGCTCGGCTTCGGTCTGTGGTGGCACGCACGGCGCCAGCCAGCCATCCAGCGCGCCGCACAGAGCGGCCCGAGCCCACGCACCCTGCTCGACGACCTCAAGCGCGCCTGCCTGGCCAACGACAGCCAGGCGACCCGCCAGGCCCTCGACGCCTGGGCACGTCAGCAACCGGAAACCCTGGCCGATATGGCAGCCCGATTTGCGCCGCTGTCCGAAGCCCTTGATGGCCTCAACGGCGCGCTGTACAGCGAAAGTGGCCAGCACTGGCAAGGCGCCCAGTTGTGGCAGGCCATCGGCGAGCTGCCGGCGGCCGAAAAAGCCCAGGAAAACGGCCAGGAAACCACCCAGTTGCCGCCACTTTATCCGCGCTGA
- a CDS encoding DUF1329 domain-containing protein, with translation MLNIKGVAVALVLLAGNSLAAVSPQDAAKLGTSLTPLGGEKAGNAAGTIPAWTGGITQAPAGYQGSGKHHVDPFADDKPLFTITKANLQQYRDNLTPGQIALFEAYPDTYQMPVYTSRRSASAPQWVYDNTAKNAVSAKLLDGGNGFADAFGGIPFPIPQSGVEALWNHIARYRGTYIVRRASEVAVQRNGSFSLVTSQQEAMFKFYDPKGSYANLNNILFYYLSFTRSPARLAGGAVLVHETLDQVKEARQAWGYNAGQRRVRRAPNLAYDTPISAADGLRTADDTDMFNGAPDRYDWKLVGKKEIYIPYNNYKVTSPQVKYKDLLQVGHLNPAFTRSELHRVWIVEGTLKPGARHIYSKRTLYLDEDSWQAAVVDQYDGRGELWRVSLAYLKNYYELPTTWSALDVFHDLQARRYHVQNLDNEEANTIDFSQPVANDGYFTPAELRRRGTR, from the coding sequence ATGCTGAACATCAAAGGCGTTGCAGTCGCGCTGGTTCTGCTGGCCGGTAACAGCCTGGCGGCGGTATCGCCTCAGGACGCGGCCAAGCTGGGCACCAGCCTGACGCCGCTTGGCGGTGAGAAGGCCGGCAACGCAGCGGGCACCATTCCGGCCTGGACGGGCGGAATCACCCAGGCACCGGCCGGTTATCAGGGCTCGGGCAAGCACCATGTCGATCCGTTCGCGGACGACAAACCGCTGTTCACCATCACCAAGGCCAACCTGCAGCAGTACCGGGACAACCTCACGCCCGGGCAGATCGCACTGTTCGAAGCCTACCCGGATACCTACCAGATGCCGGTGTACACCAGCCGCCGCTCCGCTTCGGCACCGCAGTGGGTCTACGACAACACGGCGAAGAATGCCGTCAGCGCCAAACTGCTCGACGGCGGCAACGGCTTTGCCGATGCCTTCGGCGGCATTCCGTTCCCGATCCCGCAGAGTGGTGTCGAGGCGCTCTGGAACCACATCGCCCGTTATCGCGGCACTTACATCGTGCGGCGTGCCTCGGAAGTGGCGGTGCAGCGTAATGGCTCCTTCTCGCTGGTCACTTCGCAGCAGGAGGCGATGTTCAAGTTCTACGACCCGAAGGGCAGTTACGCCAACCTCAACAATATCCTGTTCTACTACCTGTCGTTCACCCGTAGCCCCGCGCGCTTGGCCGGTGGCGCGGTGCTGGTTCACGAGACCCTGGATCAGGTCAAGGAGGCGCGTCAGGCCTGGGGTTACAACGCCGGCCAGCGCCGTGTGCGGCGTGCACCGAACCTCGCCTATGACACGCCGATCTCCGCAGCCGATGGCCTGCGAACCGCCGATGACACAGACATGTTCAACGGCGCCCCGGATCGTTACGACTGGAAGCTGGTCGGCAAAAAGGAAATCTACATCCCCTACAACAACTACAAGGTCACCAGCCCACAGGTCAAATACAAGGATCTGCTGCAGGTCGGTCACCTCAATCCCGCTTTCACCCGCAGTGAGTTGCACCGGGTGTGGATCGTGGAGGGCACGCTCAAACCCGGCGCCCGGCATATCTACTCCAAGCGCACCCTGTATCTCGACGAGGACAGCTGGCAGGCCGCGGTGGTCGATCAGTACGATGGCCGTGGTGAGCTGTGGCGCGTGTCTCTGGCGTATCTGAAGAACTACTACGAGCTGCCGACTACCTGGTCTGCACTGGATGTGTTCCATGATCTGCAGGCCCGTCGTTACCACGTGCAGAATCTGGATAACGAGGAAGCCAATACCATCGACTTCAGCCAGCCGGTTGCCAATGATGGCTACTTCACGCCGGCTGAGTTGCGCCGCCGAGGGACTCGCTGA
- a CDS encoding WD40/YVTN/BNR-like repeat-containing protein, with the protein MSEPILRRTRGGKTLQPVLQALSLCALLVAAAPLVQAQAPDDAVTYSVPSAKAVSSLLLDIAHAGKRLVAVGERGHILYSDNDGTSWEQAKVPTRQMLTAVFFVDDKHGWAVGHDALVLATTDGGATWSKQFEDLQREAPLLDVWFKDLQHGFAIGAYGALLETTDGGSTWDDVSDRLDNEDAYHLNAITEVKDTGLFIVGEMGSLFRSVDGGETWETLEGPYQGSLFGVLATGEPQGLLVYGLRGHLFHSADGGDSWQQIALSTASGGTLEFGLANAALLDDGSIVVVGHGGSVLTSSDHGHSFSVFNRPDRLSLAGVTAGADGKLILVGQGGVRLTSSTGANPGQQ; encoded by the coding sequence ATGAGTGAGCCCATATTGCGGCGCACCAGGGGCGGGAAAACCTTGCAGCCCGTGCTGCAGGCGCTGTCGCTGTGCGCGCTGCTGGTGGCCGCCGCGCCGCTCGTTCAGGCGCAAGCCCCTGACGATGCCGTCACCTATTCGGTGCCCTCGGCGAAGGCCGTGTCCAGTCTGTTGCTCGATATCGCCCACGCCGGCAAACGCCTGGTCGCGGTCGGTGAGCGCGGCCACATCCTCTATTCCGATAACGATGGCACCAGCTGGGAGCAGGCCAAGGTGCCTACCCGGCAGATGCTCACCGCGGTGTTCTTCGTCGATGACAAGCACGGCTGGGCGGTCGGTCACGATGCCCTGGTACTGGCTACCACCGATGGCGGGGCCACCTGGAGCAAGCAGTTCGAGGATCTGCAGCGCGAGGCGCCATTGCTCGACGTCTGGTTCAAGGATCTGCAGCACGGCTTCGCTATTGGTGCTTACGGCGCATTACTGGAAACCACCGACGGTGGTTCCACTTGGGACGATGTCAGCGACCGTCTCGACAACGAAGACGCCTATCACCTCAACGCTATCACCGAGGTGAAGGACACCGGCCTGTTCATCGTTGGCGAAATGGGCAGCCTGTTCCGCTCCGTCGATGGCGGTGAAACCTGGGAAACATTGGAAGGGCCATATCAGGGGTCGCTGTTCGGCGTGCTGGCCACCGGCGAGCCGCAGGGCCTGCTGGTCTATGGCTTGCGTGGTCACTTGTTCCACTCTGCCGACGGCGGCGACAGTTGGCAGCAGATTGCGCTCTCGACTGCCAGCGGCGGCACTCTGGAGTTCGGTCTGGCCAACGCTGCCTTGCTCGACGATGGCAGCATCGTGGTGGTCGGGCACGGCGGCAGCGTGCTCACCAGCAGCGATCATGGCCACAGCTTCAGCGTATTCAACCGCCCGGATCGTTTGTCGCTGGCGGGCGTGACCGCGGGTGCCGATGGCAAACTGATTCTGGTGGGGCAGGGCGGCGTACGCCTGACCTCGTCGACCGGTGCCAATCCAGGCCAACAATAA
- a CDS encoding LysE family translocator: MSLFLSMAAFALAASISPGPVNLVSLSTGVRHGLRVALRHVAGATLGFTLLLVLIGMGLHELLSLLPWLTTAIKWAGVAFLLYLAWRLAADGGSLQAGEGAPLASFMHGALMQWLNPKAWLAAIAGMGAFVADGEVLLVWQFAAIYCVVCYLSLACWAYAGTCLQPYLQEPRRVRVFNRVLAGLLVASAGYLLLA, translated from the coding sequence ATGAGTCTGTTTTTGTCCATGGCGGCCTTTGCGCTGGCCGCCTCGATTTCTCCCGGGCCGGTCAATCTGGTTTCGCTGAGCACCGGTGTGCGGCACGGTTTGCGGGTTGCGCTGCGACATGTCGCCGGCGCGACGCTGGGCTTCACCTTGCTGCTGGTACTGATCGGCATGGGGCTGCACGAACTGTTGTCACTATTACCCTGGCTGACCACCGCGATTAAGTGGGCGGGCGTGGCATTTCTGCTGTACCTGGCGTGGCGATTGGCAGCCGATGGAGGTTCGCTGCAGGCGGGCGAGGGCGCGCCGCTCGCTTCGTTCATGCACGGCGCGCTCATGCAGTGGCTCAACCCCAAGGCCTGGCTGGCGGCGATCGCCGGCATGGGTGCCTTCGTTGCCGATGGTGAGGTGTTGCTGGTCTGGCAGTTCGCCGCGATCTACTGCGTGGTGTGTTACCTGTCGCTGGCCTGCTGGGCGTATGCCGGAACCTGCCTGCAGCCCTATCTGCAGGAGCCGCGCAGAGTACGGGTGTTCAATCGAGTTCTGGCTGGGCTGCTGGTCGCTAGTGCGGGGTATCTGTTGCTGGCATGA
- a CDS encoding vWA domain-containing protein yields the protein MFEFAWPWIFLLAPLPWLLRMWLPPADSGEAALQVSFLGELENLSGRRARLQLPPWKKQVHFALLWLLLLCAAARPEWVGEPLPLPASGRDLLIAVDVSGSMDYADMRWEDEEVSRLVLVKHLMGDFIEGRTGDRLGLILFGSQAYLQAPLTFDRQTVRTWLDEAVIGIAGKNTAIGDAIGLAVKRLRQRPAHSRVLVLITDGANNGGEIEPMTAARLAAEEGVTIYPIGIGADPQQGGNFAAFGFNPSLDLDEPTLRAIAELTGGEYFRARDQSELQAIEATLDRLEPVAQQPTLARPALALYSWPLATAVLLSLALVARSLWPQLRQQRLTLMQRLRRKAP from the coding sequence ATGTTTGAGTTCGCCTGGCCGTGGATCTTTCTGCTCGCGCCGCTGCCCTGGCTGCTGCGCATGTGGCTGCCGCCGGCCGATAGCGGCGAAGCGGCGTTGCAGGTGAGCTTCCTCGGTGAGCTGGAGAACCTCTCCGGGCGACGTGCTCGCCTGCAGTTGCCGCCCTGGAAGAAACAGGTGCATTTTGCTCTGCTCTGGCTGCTACTGCTCTGCGCCGCGGCCCGCCCCGAATGGGTCGGCGAACCCCTGCCACTGCCGGCCAGCGGGCGTGACCTGCTGATCGCAGTGGACGTATCCGGCTCCATGGATTACGCCGACATGCGCTGGGAGGACGAGGAAGTCAGCCGCCTGGTATTGGTCAAACACCTGATGGGCGATTTCATCGAAGGTCGCACCGGCGACCGGCTCGGGCTAATCCTGTTCGGCAGCCAGGCCTACCTGCAGGCGCCGCTGACCTTCGACCGGCAGACCGTGCGCACCTGGCTCGACGAGGCGGTGATCGGCATCGCCGGCAAGAACACCGCCATCGGCGACGCCATCGGTCTGGCGGTCAAACGTCTGCGCCAGCGGCCGGCGCACAGCCGCGTGCTGGTGCTGATCACCGATGGCGCCAACAACGGTGGCGAAATCGAGCCGATGACCGCCGCGCGCCTGGCTGCAGAAGAAGGCGTGACCATCTATCCCATCGGCATCGGCGCCGACCCGCAGCAAGGTGGCAACTTCGCGGCGTTCGGTTTCAATCCGAGCCTGGATCTGGACGAGCCGACCCTGCGCGCGATTGCCGAGCTCACCGGTGGTGAATACTTTCGCGCCCGCGATCAGAGCGAGTTGCAGGCCATCGAAGCGACCCTCGATCGCCTCGAGCCGGTGGCTCAGCAACCAACCCTGGCGCGCCCTGCACTGGCACTCTATTCATGGCCCCTGGCAACGGCCGTACTGCTCAGCCTAGCCCTGGTGGCCCGTAGCCTGTGGCCACAATTGCGTCAGCAGCGCCTCACCCTCATGCAGCGACTGAGGCGCAAGGCACCATGA
- a CDS encoding helix-turn-helix domain-containing protein, with the protein MIEQPVSALPSFWRDAALPFVELRSIEDGRQVCYGRHSHEIFSIGAITHGQSTYSNREVDRHVSQGTVVLMNPGDVHACNPIDGQPWSYLMLYVDPQWLGRLQQAQGLTDTPVFQRFACIASDDAELYQGLLQLRESLLDPALGPNGKAAQATAFFSLALQRLALEGDSDESINPRLEHAARLIHRHCGETLRLDTLCEAAQLSPSQLIRGFKQRYGMTPHAYLLNRRIQFAHSRLKSGAPLAEVALEAGFADQAHFQRTFKQFLAATPGQYRG; encoded by the coding sequence ATGATCGAGCAGCCGGTGTCCGCGCTTCCAAGCTTCTGGCGTGATGCCGCTCTGCCCTTCGTCGAACTGCGTTCGATCGAGGATGGCCGTCAGGTCTGCTATGGCCGGCACAGCCACGAGATATTCTCCATCGGTGCGATCACCCATGGGCAGAGCACCTACAGCAATCGCGAGGTGGATCGCCACGTCAGCCAAGGCACCGTGGTTTTGATGAATCCGGGCGACGTGCACGCCTGCAACCCCATCGACGGGCAACCCTGGTCGTACCTGATGCTGTATGTCGACCCACAGTGGCTGGGTCGCCTGCAGCAGGCACAGGGGCTGACCGATACGCCGGTCTTCCAGCGCTTCGCCTGCATCGCCAGTGACGATGCCGAGCTGTATCAGGGCCTGCTGCAATTACGTGAAAGCCTGCTCGATCCAGCCCTTGGCCCGAACGGCAAAGCCGCTCAGGCAACGGCCTTCTTCAGCCTCGCGCTGCAACGCCTGGCGCTGGAAGGCGACAGCGACGAGAGCATCAACCCGCGCCTGGAACACGCCGCCCGCCTGATCCACCGCCACTGCGGCGAAACGCTCAGGCTCGACACCCTGTGCGAGGCTGCACAACTATCACCGTCGCAACTGATTCGCGGCTTCAAGCAACGTTACGGCATGACGCCTCACGCCTACCTGCTCAACCGCCGTATTCAGTTCGCCCACTCCCGCCTGAAGAGCGGTGCGCCACTGGCCGAAGTCGCCCTGGAAGCCGGCTTCGCCGACCAGGCGCATTTCCAGCGCACCTTCAAACAATTCCTCGCCGCCACCCCCGGCCAGTACCGCGGCTAG
- a CDS encoding VWA domain-containing protein, producing MIEFTGLWPHILRPWWLLLLPLMAWLLWLLTHREKRSGRWQTLLPPAFHAVLLRGGRGRSSRLPWIALGLAWLLAILALLGPSWQRVEQNDMKPADPLVVMLELTPQMLASDASPNRLAQARRKLLDLLQARGDAQTAIVVYAGSAHTVVPLSDDLGTSRNLLEALKPSIMPEPGKRADLAVARALQLLKDGAQGQGRLLLITSSLDDSERSAIGKLLGNRGERLRILGVGSSEGAPIVQEDGTFMKDDQGAILMPRLDTAGLSRFARDLGGQYRAISLDERDLRTLGLLDGPQQLRDNGHKTQLRSWADQGYWLLLPLLLLAACAGRRGWLLCLPLLMLGTPQTGMAFSFDDLWLRADQQGQRLLEAQRPKEAAERFDDPQWRGLALYEAGDYAAAAEQFAQSDSAVSLYNRGNALARSNELEAAVDAYERALEIDPQLLQAQKNKALVEELLRQREQQQTEQKDQPDEQERDESNEQQQPGQSAAPTPDEREASQGQPGTPQEQQPPSEPKTSPGQPSETGENAETPSSPQPDTGSSEDDTPLDGERRQALEQWLRQIPDDPGELLRRKFWYEQQQRQEQPR from the coding sequence ATGATCGAATTCACCGGGCTGTGGCCCCATATCTTGCGCCCTTGGTGGCTATTGCTGCTGCCTTTGATGGCCTGGCTGCTGTGGCTGCTCACGCACCGGGAAAAACGCAGCGGCCGCTGGCAGACGCTGTTGCCGCCCGCCTTCCATGCCGTGCTGCTACGCGGCGGCCGCGGTCGCAGCAGTCGCCTGCCGTGGATCGCCCTCGGTCTGGCCTGGCTGCTGGCCATCTTGGCGCTGCTCGGCCCCAGTTGGCAGCGGGTGGAACAGAACGACATGAAGCCGGCCGATCCGCTGGTGGTGATGCTCGAGCTGACCCCGCAGATGCTGGCCAGCGACGCCTCGCCTAATCGACTGGCCCAGGCACGCCGCAAACTGCTCGATCTGCTGCAAGCCCGCGGTGACGCACAGACCGCCATCGTCGTGTACGCCGGCAGCGCCCACACCGTGGTGCCGCTGTCGGACGACCTGGGCACCAGCCGCAACCTCCTCGAAGCGCTTAAGCCATCGATCATGCCGGAACCGGGCAAACGCGCCGACCTCGCCGTAGCCAGGGCTCTGCAACTGCTCAAGGACGGCGCTCAAGGCCAGGGCCGCCTGCTGCTGATCACCAGCAGCCTCGATGACAGCGAGCGCAGCGCCATCGGCAAGCTGCTCGGCAACCGGGGTGAGCGTCTGCGCATTCTCGGTGTCGGCAGCAGCGAGGGCGCACCGATCGTCCAGGAAGACGGCACCTTCATGAAGGACGATCAGGGCGCCATCCTCATGCCGCGCCTGGACACGGCCGGTTTGAGCCGGTTCGCTCGCGACCTCGGCGGCCAATACCGCGCTATCAGCCTCGACGAGCGCGACCTGCGTACTCTAGGCCTGCTCGATGGCCCGCAGCAGTTGCGCGACAACGGCCACAAGACGCAACTGCGCAGTTGGGCCGATCAGGGCTACTGGCTGTTGCTGCCGCTGTTGTTGCTGGCGGCCTGCGCCGGGCGCCGCGGCTGGCTGCTGTGCCTGCCGCTGCTCATGCTGGGCACCCCGCAGACGGGCATGGCGTTCAGCTTCGACGATCTCTGGCTGCGTGCCGATCAGCAGGGCCAGCGCCTGCTCGAAGCGCAGCGCCCCAAGGAGGCCGCAGAGCGTTTCGATGATCCGCAGTGGCGCGGCCTGGCGCTTTATGAAGCCGGAGACTACGCCGCCGCTGCAGAGCAGTTCGCCCAGAGCGACAGCGCGGTGTCGCTGTACAACCGCGGCAACGCCCTGGCCCGCAGCAACGAGCTGGAAGCCGCCGTAGACGCCTACGAACGCGCGCTGGAAATCGACCCGCAGTTACTGCAGGCGCAAAAGAACAAAGCACTGGTGGAAGAACTGCTGCGCCAGCGTGAACAGCAGCAAACCGAGCAGAAAGACCAGCCAGACGAACAAGAGCGCGACGAAAGCAACGAACAACAGCAGCCCGGCCAATCTGCGGCGCCCACACCGGACGAGCGCGAGGCCAGTCAGGGCCAGCCCGGCACCCCGCAGGAGCAACAGCCACCGAGCGAGCCGAAAACCTCGCCGGGCCAGCCCTCCGAAACAGGTGAGAACGCGGAAACGCCGTCATCGCCACAACCCGACACGGGCAGCTCGGAAGACGATACCCCTCTCGATGGCGAGCGCCGCCAGGCTCTGGAACAATGGCTGCGGCAGATTCCCGATGACCCGGGCGAATTGCTGCGCCGCAAATTCTGGTACGAACAGCAACAGCGTCAGGAACAGCCACGATGA